DNA sequence from the Nocardia fluminea genome:
GACAGCAGGTTCACCACCACGATGCCCACGAACAACCAGCGCAGCGACGACGACAGATCCAGACACGCCAGTACCATCGCGACCGCGGCGGCCAGCAGTTGCAGCACCAGCAGCCAGGTGCGCCGGGTGCCGTAGCGATCGACGTAGGGCGCCCAGAGGAACTTCAGCGCCCACGGCAGGAACAGCACCCCCGACGCACTGATCGCCACCAGCGAAAAACCCGATTCGCGCAACACCACCGGCAGTGCCTGGGTGAAGAAGCCGAACGGCAGCCCTTGCGCGAAGTACAGCGCCGACAACAGCGCCAGCGTGCCCGCGGTGATCACACCCGGTCGGGTGGTGGTGCTCATGGGCACATCGTCGCAGAGAGTTCGCGCGGGCACAGCGCACGGACTCGGCGTGATCCGATCTCAGCGGGCGGGGTGCGGGCTGCGAAGGTGTTCGAAGACCAGACTGGTCTCGGTAGAGGCGAATTCGCGGGTGGCGCTGAGCTCCTGGGTGACGAACTCGCGCAGCGCGTCCGGCGAGGCCGCCGATACCTGGATCAGGAAGTCGACCGTCCCGGCCAGGAAGTACACGTTCACCACACCCGGCAGTGCTGCCAGCTTGGCACTGAGTTCACCGATGCGCGCCCGCGCCGCCGGCTGGACCTGGACCGAGATCATCGCCTGCAGGGGCAGCCCCAGCGCCTCCGGGGCGATGTCGGTGTAGAAACCGCGGATCGCCCCGAGTTCGCGCAGTCTGCGTAGTCGCAACGAACAGGTCGACGCGGCGATGCCCACCCGTGCGGCCAGGACGTTGTTGGGTACGCGCGCGTCCTCGGCGAGTTCGGCGAGCAGCTGACGGTCGATGTCGTCCAGGCTCGACGGTGACCCCCGGAACGGCTGCACGGGGTGCGGTCGTTGAAGCTGTCGCGATGCCATCACCGCAGGATACTCAGCATTATCAGCACTTTCCGGCGATTGTGCAGGTCTTATAGCTGATTGCTGCGCTGATCCTCGATGCTGCTGTCAGAACCCGAACATCCTCGAGGAGTAGCTTCCATGCGTATCGGTGTCCCCAAGGAAGTCAAGAACAACGAATTCCGTGTAGCGATCACGCCCATCGGCGTGCACGAACTGGTGTCGAACGGTCATCACGTGATCATCGAAGCCGGGGCGGGGGCGGGATCGTCGATTCCCGATGCCGAATACCTCGCGGCGGGAGCACAGATTCTCGCCGCGGCCGACGACGTCTGGGCGAGGGCGGACCTGGTGTTGAAGGTCAAAGAACCTGTCGCTCAGGAGTATCACCGCCTGCGCGAAGGCCTGGTGCTGTTCACCTACCTGCATCTGGCGGCAGACCGGCCGTTGACCGAACAGCTACTGGCACAACGGGTTACGGCCATCGCCTACGAGACCGTGCAGCTGCCCTCCGGCGCGCTGCCGTTGCTGTATCCGATGTCGGAGGTCGCGGGGTGCCTGGCGCCACAGGTCGGCGCGCACGCGCTGATGAAGCCCTACGGTGGTCGCGGGGTGCTGCTCGGGGGTGTCGGGGGTGTCGACCAGGCCAAGGTGGTCATCATCGGGGCAGGCGTCGCGGGCCAGAACGCGGCCAACATCGCCTTGGGCATGGGCGCGGACGTGACGCTGCTCGACACCGACCTCGACAAGCTGCGGATGTCGTTCTGGCGCTACAACAACCGTGTGCGCGGGCTGGCGTCGTCGAAGCTGGCGATCGCCGAGCAGGTCCGCGCGGCCGACATGGTGATCGGCGCGGTCCTGATCCCCGGCGCGGCCGCCCCGAAGCTGGTGAGCAACGAGCTCGTCGCGCAGATGAAACCGGGTTCGGTGCTGGTCGATGTCGCGGTCGATCAGGGCGGCTGTTTCGAGGACACCCACCCCACCACCCACGCGGAGCCGACCTATCCGGTCCACGCATCGACGTTCTATTGCGTGGCGAACATGCCGGGCTCGGTGCCGCACACCTCGACCTACGCGCTCACCAACGCCACCCTGCCCTACGTGGTGGCCTTGGCCGGCAAGGGCTGGGAACGCGCCTGCGCCGAAGATCGCAGCCTGGCGCTGGGCCTGAACGCCCACGCGGGCGATCTCACCAACGCCGCGGTCGCCGCGGCTCACGGGCTGGGGACCCACGCAGTAGTGTGAACCGTTCACCTGCGGGGACAGGTGACCGGACGGACGAGAGAACTGACTACCCATGCGCGACGAGCAACCGATTCTTTCTCCCGGCGAAACCTGCTGGCAGATCGCCCAGGCGGATCGGCTGGCATGCATCGTCGATGCGGCGGACTACTTCCGCCATGCCAAGTCGGCGATGTTGCAGGCACGCGAGCGCATCGTGCTGATCGGCTGGGATTTCGACACCCGGATCAAGTTCGAACCACACGGGCAAACTCTCGAAGGACCCGATCGGCTGGGCAAATTCCTGTCGTGGTTGCCGCGGCATCGACCGGGTCTCGAGATCTATCTGCTGAAGTGGAACATCGGCGCGTTCACCGCGATAGGCCGGGGCATGACGCCGATCTTCGTTGTCAACTGGATGACCGACCGCCGGCTGCACTTCGAAATGGACGCCGCGCACCCGATCGGCTCGGCACATCATCAGAAGATCGTGGTGATCGATGACCGCCTCGCGTTCTGCGGCGGCATCGACATGACTGTCGACCGCTGGGACACCAGCGACCATCGCGACGACAACGACTTCCGCACCGCGCCCAGCGGCAACAGCTACGGTCCCTGGCACGATGCGACCACCGCGGTCGACGGGGCCGCGGCCGAGGCCATCGGCGAGCTGGCCAGGGCCAGGTGGAAAGCGGCCACCGGCCGGGAACTGGCCCCGCTCGGCGAAATCGCCGGGCACGCCCCGTGGCCGGAAGGTCTGGAGCCGACGATGCGGTCGGTCGATGTCGGCATCGCGCGGACGCTGCCCGAGCTCCCCGGCCGCGCCGAAGTGCGGGAGATCGAGGCGCTGTATCTGGCGGCGATCGCGGGTGCCACCAGGTCGCTCTACATCGAGAGTCAGTATCTGGCCTCGCGCACGCTCGCCGAGGCGATCGCGGCCCGGCTGCGCGAGCCGAACGGGCCGGAGATCGTGCTGGTGCTGCCCCGCCATGCCGATGGCTGGCTCGAGCAACTGGCGATGGACGGAGCGCGCCGCCGCCTGCTGCACCTGCTGTGGACAGCGGACACCGAGAACCGGCTGGGCGTCTACTACCCCGTCACCGCGGCCGGTGCGCCCATCTACGTCCATGCCAAGGTGCTGGTGATGGACGACCGCCTGCTGCGGGTGGGATCGTCGAATCTCAACAACCGTTCGATGGGATTCGACACCGAATGCGATCTCGCCGTCGAGGTCACCGCCGCGACCCCTGACGGTGAGCTCCTGCGCGAAACCATCCTCGACATCCGGCGCAAGCTGATCTGCGAACATCTCGACACCGAACCCGCGAAGTTCGACGCCACACTGGCCGAGACATCTTCACTGGTGCGCACCGTCGAGGCGCTGCGCGGCGAGGGCCGGACTTTGCGACGCTTCGAACCGGCGACCGTCGAGAACGAGGACAGCCCCCTCGCCGAGAACGACTTGATGGATCCCGAGCGAACCCCGACGAGACTGTGGGACAGCCTGCTACCGCGCCGGGGCATTCGCGCCGACTGATCCCGATGTCATGACCACCGCTACCTCGACGCACCGGTGGACGTGCGGCTGATCGGGGCGCAGCCGTGGTCAGCGATCGAGCGGATTCAGCGCGATGGCGATCGGCATTCCCGATCGCCACAGGGTCGCCGCGGTCGAGCGCGGGCGAACGCGCGCCTCGGCGCGCATCGCGGCGGCGAATTCGCTACTGAATCCTTCGCGGCCGTGGCGGGCATGGATTTCGGCGATCCGACCCGGCGCCAATTGATGGGCCCGCAGACCTACCACGTCCAGGTGCGCGGCGTCGTGCAGCAAGGCCGCTTCGGCGCCGTGCTCGCGGGGAGTCCGCGGATCCATGTGCCGGGCGATGGCGGTATGGACGCACTCCCCCAGCTCGACGGTAGCGCCTCGCTCGACGACGAAGGCGCGGGCTCGGTGCGCGCCGAGCAGGGCGAAGCATCCCGTCGTCGCATCGTCGGGCGCGCCCACGCCGATATCGTGCAGAACACAGGCGAGGTAGAGCGCCTCGGGGTCGGGCGCGAGATCGTCGACGCGGGCCAGGGCGGTGCCGAATTCCCAGCATCGCAGGCTGTGCGCGAGCAGCGCCGGGCTGAGCATTTCCGTGGCTTCCTCGAGCGCGGAGCGGCACAGCCGCGAATCCGGTGGCATCGGGGCTGCCCCGCCCGAACCTTCGCCGCCGCGACGCAGCCCGCGAACGAGATGGGGCAGCGCCAGCGTCTGGATGCCCAATGCCGCGCCCGCAGTGCGGATCTGACGCAGTCGGCCGAGCTCTCCGTCACGCTTCATCTCGGCCTCCCACATGAGAGAGCAGATCGGCTCGGGCGATGCCGAGCATGACATCCAGGGTCGATCGGTCGACCATCCGACGCTGGTACAACGAGTACGCACCGTTCACCGCTGCCCACGAAACCATCACCAGCGCACGGGCTTCGACATCGCTTCCCCCGCGCCGCACCGCGGCGGCGAAGGATTCGACCAACTCGCCCAGCACACCGTCGATCCGTGTCTTGGCTTTCGCAGCGAGCTCGGATTCGCTGATGTCGACGTCGGTCAGGGCCAGAATGCGCAGCGCGAGCGGGTTGTCCCGATGGAACCTGACATAGCGGTCGTAGACGGCGGCCACTTCGTCGCGTGGGCTCGACGCGTCGCCGGTCGGTGCGGACATCGCTTCGGCGTGCCGGGTGGCGATCCGCCACGCCAGCGCTGCGTACACGTCGGCCTTGCCCTCGCGGAAATTGGCGTAGATGGAACTGACCGCGACGTCCGCCTCGGCGGCGAGCATGTCGATGGTGGTGCCGCGGTAGCCCTCTCGCAGGAACAGGACTTGCGCGGCATCGAGAACGGCAGTGTGTGTCCGACGTTTTCGTCGGTCGGTCGGGGCTTC
Encoded proteins:
- a CDS encoding Lrp/AsnC family transcriptional regulator, giving the protein MASRQLQRPHPVQPFRGSPSSLDDIDRQLLAELAEDARVPNNVLAARVGIAASTCSLRLRRLRELGAIRGFYTDIAPEALGLPLQAMISVQVQPAARARIGELSAKLAALPGVVNVYFLAGTVDFLIQVSAASPDALREFVTQELSATREFASTETSLVFEHLRSPHPAR
- the ald gene encoding alanine dehydrogenase, which gives rise to MRIGVPKEVKNNEFRVAITPIGVHELVSNGHHVIIEAGAGAGSSIPDAEYLAAGAQILAAADDVWARADLVLKVKEPVAQEYHRLREGLVLFTYLHLAADRPLTEQLLAQRVTAIAYETVQLPSGALPLLYPMSEVAGCLAPQVGAHALMKPYGGRGVLLGGVGGVDQAKVVIIGAGVAGQNAANIALGMGADVTLLDTDLDKLRMSFWRYNNRVRGLASSKLAIAEQVRAADMVIGAVLIPGAAAPKLVSNELVAQMKPGSVLVDVAVDQGGCFEDTHPTTHAEPTYPVHASTFYCVANMPGSVPHTSTYALTNATLPYVVALAGKGWERACAEDRSLALGLNAHAGDLTNAAVAAAHGLGTHAVV
- a CDS encoding phospholipase D-like domain-containing protein, with the protein product MRDEQPILSPGETCWQIAQADRLACIVDAADYFRHAKSAMLQARERIVLIGWDFDTRIKFEPHGQTLEGPDRLGKFLSWLPRHRPGLEIYLLKWNIGAFTAIGRGMTPIFVVNWMTDRRLHFEMDAAHPIGSAHHQKIVVIDDRLAFCGGIDMTVDRWDTSDHRDDNDFRTAPSGNSYGPWHDATTAVDGAAAEAIGELARARWKAATGRELAPLGEIAGHAPWPEGLEPTMRSVDVGIARTLPELPGRAEVREIEALYLAAIAGATRSLYIESQYLASRTLAEAIAARLREPNGPEIVLVLPRHADGWLEQLAMDGARRRLLHLLWTADTENRLGVYYPVTAAGAPIYVHAKVLVMDDRLLRVGSSNLNNRSMGFDTECDLAVEVTAATPDGELLRETILDIRRKLICEHLDTEPAKFDATLAETSSLVRTVEALRGEGRTLRRFEPATVENEDSPLAENDLMDPERTPTRLWDSLLPRRGIRAD
- a CDS encoding HD domain-containing protein, with protein sequence MKRDGELGRLRQIRTAGAALGIQTLALPHLVRGLRRGGEGSGGAAPMPPDSRLCRSALEEATEMLSPALLAHSLRCWEFGTALARVDDLAPDPEALYLACVLHDIGVGAPDDATTGCFALLGAHRARAFVVERGATVELGECVHTAIARHMDPRTPREHGAEAALLHDAAHLDVVGLRAHQLAPGRIAEIHARHGREGFSSEFAAAMRAEARVRPRSTAATLWRSGMPIAIALNPLDR
- a CDS encoding TetR/AcrR family transcriptional regulator; its protein translation is MTLEAPTDRRKRRTHTAVLDAAQVLFLREGYRGTTIDMLAAEADVAVSSIYANFREGKADVYAALAWRIATRHAEAMSAPTGDASSPRDEVAAVYDRYVRFHRDNPLALRILALTDVDISESELAAKAKTRIDGVLGELVESFAAAVRRGGSDVEARALVMVSWAAVNGAYSLYQRRMVDRSTLDVMLGIARADLLSHVGGRDEA